A window from Flavobacteriales bacterium encodes these proteins:
- a CDS encoding RsmD family RNA methyltransferase: MRIIGGKYKGKSIVAPRSLPVRPTTDFAKESLFNILNNSIDFEEIKLLELFAGTGNIGYEFASRGCPQITSVDLDFNCIQFIKRTNKELGLHHKVIRSDVFRFIKSNKEKYNFIFADPPYNLERIKDIPKLIFSKDVLENEGTLVIEHDKYTDFSDNDYFKNVRQYGRVMFSFFNFNA; encoded by the coding sequence GTGCGAATAATTGGCGGAAAATATAAAGGTAAATCCATAGTTGCTCCAAGAAGTTTACCCGTCAGACCAACAACAGATTTTGCTAAAGAGAGTCTATTTAATATACTCAACAACTCCATAGACTTTGAAGAAATTAAACTTTTAGAACTTTTTGCTGGAACAGGAAATATTGGCTATGAATTTGCCTCCAGAGGTTGTCCACAAATTACTTCTGTTGACCTCGACTTTAATTGTATTCAATTTATAAAAAGAACCAATAAAGAATTGGGCTTACACCATAAAGTCATTCGATCCGATGTCTTTAGGTTTATTAAGTCCAATAAGGAAAAATACAATTTCATATTCGCTGACCCTCCATATAACCTCGAAAGGATAAAAGATATTCCTAAACTTATTTTTTCTAAAGACGTTTTAGAGAACGAAGGAACATTAGTGATTGAGCATGATAAATACACAGACTTTAGTGATAATGATTATTTTAAAAATGTACGTCAATATGGTCGAGTAATGTTTAGTTTTTTTAACTTTAACGCATGA
- a CDS encoding phosphatidylserine decarboxylase family protein codes for MKLIHKEGYRIILTTIVILLGLNYAIAYFGIEWLNTITLIASIIFFFLILQFFRNPIRKVTASENEVVAPADGKVVVIEEVEETEYFKDKRLQVSIFMSPINVHVNRYPINGKVKYAKYHPGKYLVAWHPKSSTENERTTVVVENDKIAVLFRQIAGALARRIVMYSKENDIANKGEDFGFIKFGSRVDLFFPIGTKIEVELNQIVKGNKTIIASY; via the coding sequence ATGAAACTCATTCACAAAGAAGGATACAGAATAATTCTCACAACAATAGTAATACTCTTAGGGTTAAACTATGCTATTGCCTATTTTGGCATAGAATGGCTCAATACAATTACGCTTATAGCTTCTATAATTTTCTTTTTCCTAATCCTACAATTTTTTAGAAATCCAATAAGAAAAGTTACTGCATCGGAAAATGAAGTCGTAGCACCAGCAGACGGAAAAGTTGTTGTTATTGAAGAAGTTGAAGAAACAGAATACTTCAAAGACAAGCGTCTTCAAGTATCCATTTTTATGTCACCAATTAATGTCCATGTCAACAGATATCCGATAAATGGCAAAGTAAAATATGCAAAATACCATCCCGGCAAATATTTAGTAGCATGGCACCCCAAGTCATCAACTGAAAATGAACGCACAACAGTAGTAGTTGAAAACGATAAAATAGCCGTGCTATTTAGACAAATAGCAGGAGCTCTAGCTCGTAGAATCGTTATGTATTCTAAGGAAAATGATATCGCTAACAAAGGTGAAGATTTTGGATTTATTAAATTTGGCTCAAGAGTAGATTTATTTTTTCCTATTGGCACTAAAATTGAAGTAGAACTAAATCAAATAGTTAAAGGAAATAAGACAATTATTGCTAGTTATTAA
- a CDS encoding insulinase family protein yields MSFYHHQLKNGIRIVHKKTTGAVAHCGLIIKGGSRNESDEEQGLAHFIEHVIFKGTSKRKAYHILSRMEDVGGELNAFTTKEETCIYSSFMPEYYNRALELLSDITFNSIFPKKELEKEKIVVLDEINYYKDNPSELIFDEFEEQVFSNHALGKNILGTPQHIQSFNKTMIEKFIQKNYLSNEIIISSVGNISMNKLIKTIENHFAHLPKSNLKREEEPFSNYLKKEVEVKRNGFQAHCMLGVEAYGINHPKKTAMILLNNILGGPGLNSRLNLAIREKYGFTYSIESNYTPYSDTGIFSIYLASDNDKINKSVKLTKKELVKFCQIPLGTLQLKKAKQQLIGQIAIGQESEVNLMLAMGKSMLLYNKVDTFESVKNKIEAISSNQLLEVANEVFNLDNLSCLIYKV; encoded by the coding sequence ATGAGTTTTTATCATCATCAATTAAAAAATGGCATTAGAATTGTCCACAAAAAGACCACTGGCGCAGTTGCTCACTGTGGTCTTATTATCAAAGGAGGTTCTCGCAACGAATCTGATGAAGAACAAGGACTAGCTCACTTTATAGAACACGTTATTTTTAAAGGAACATCTAAAAGAAAAGCCTACCATATATTGAGTAGAATGGAAGATGTTGGCGGAGAACTTAACGCCTTTACTACCAAAGAAGAGACATGTATATACTCATCATTTATGCCTGAGTATTACAATAGAGCATTAGAGTTATTAAGTGATATTACCTTTAACTCAATTTTTCCAAAAAAAGAATTAGAAAAAGAAAAAATAGTAGTTCTAGATGAAATAAATTATTACAAGGATAACCCCTCAGAACTCATATTTGATGAATTTGAAGAACAAGTATTTAGCAACCACGCTCTTGGCAAAAATATTTTGGGCACGCCTCAACACATTCAATCGTTTAACAAAACTATGATTGAAAAATTTATTCAGAAAAATTACCTAAGCAATGAAATCATAATAAGTTCTGTAGGTAATATAAGTATGAATAAACTAATAAAGACTATTGAAAATCATTTCGCTCATTTACCTAAAAGTAATTTAAAAAGAGAAGAAGAACCATTTTCTAATTACCTCAAAAAAGAAGTCGAAGTAAAAAGAAATGGGTTTCAGGCTCATTGTATGCTAGGCGTTGAGGCTTATGGCATCAACCACCCTAAAAAAACAGCCATGATTTTACTCAATAATATTTTAGGGGGACCAGGATTGAATTCAAGGCTAAATCTAGCTATTCGTGAAAAATATGGCTTTACCTATTCCATAGAATCTAATTATACTCCCTACAGTGATACAGGCATATTTTCCATCTATTTAGCATCCGACAATGATAAAATAAACAAGAGTGTTAAGCTAACAAAAAAAGAACTTGTTAAATTTTGTCAAATACCTTTGGGCACACTTCAACTCAAAAAAGCCAAACAACAGCTTATCGGGCAAATTGCCATTGGGCAAGAAAGTGAAGTAAATTTGATGTTAGCAATGGGAAAAAGTATGCTACTTTATAATAAAGTTGATACCTTTGAATCTGTGAAAAACAAAATTGAAGCCATCAGCTCTAATCAACTTTTAGAGGTAGCGAATGAAGTGTTTAACTTAGATAATTTATCTTGTCTGATATATAAAGTATAA
- the rsfS gene encoding ribosome silencing factor, which translates to MKKELKTSDILANIIIEGMQEIKAKEIVSLDLRNIETSVCDFFIICHGTSSTHASAIADSVIEETLKSIKEKPWHKEGLTNGDWILLDYGNVVAHIFQKETRDYYNIEKLWGDADIQLIKETA; encoded by the coding sequence ATAAAAAAAGAGCTAAAAACATCAGATATTCTTGCCAACATCATTATTGAAGGGATGCAAGAAATAAAAGCTAAAGAAATTGTGAGTCTTGATTTAAGAAATATTGAAACATCCGTTTGTGATTTTTTCATCATTTGCCACGGTACTTCTAGCACTCATGCCTCAGCCATAGCTGATTCTGTAATAGAAGAAACACTAAAATCAATTAAAGAAAAACCATGGCATAAAGAAGGATTAACTAACGGTGACTGGATACTATTAGACTATGGGAATGTAGTAGCTCATATTTTCCAAAAAGAAACCCGAGATTATTACAATATTGAAAAATTATGGGGCGATGCTGATATTCAGCTTATAAAAGAAACTGCATAG
- a CDS encoding DUF2007 domain-containing protein produces the protein MKTSKPYQLNLIKGKLLENDIQSVIINKIDSSYLNFGEAELKVLESDFERAQEILNDVEK, from the coding sequence GTGAAGACAAGTAAACCTTATCAACTCAATCTCATAAAAGGTAAATTGTTGGAAAACGATATTCAGTCTGTAATCATCAACAAAATAGATTCATCTTACTTAAACTTTGGCGAAGCGGAACTAAAAGTTCTAGAATCTGATTTTGAAAGAGCTCAAGAAATATTAAACGATGTCGAAAAGTAA
- a CDS encoding DUF3822 family protein has protein sequence METGANKPNHSLIDTKSLELQSIKDCHLSIQIGLNGFSFCIRNSAEILALESYKDSLSQLEKSIEKNKWLSQEYASTNITISTKKYTLVPASLYKNEDRKKYLELNHIRTEQLDSLADEVKPIGSYAVYGISKAEQDIITTFFPKSNLKHFSSIHLPNMLAQHKNSEGKTMIVNVDYKQMHITVIDHSKLLYFNVFNYKTAHDCIYYILFVCEQLELNPEHILLELMGDVKKDSEFYELAYTYVRHVKFAKRSVNLSPNIDSILEHEYYTLLHQHLCE, from the coding sequence ATGGAAACTGGGGCGAATAAACCAAATCATTCTCTAATTGATACAAAATCCTTAGAATTGCAATCTATTAAAGATTGTCATTTATCCATTCAAATTGGCTTGAATGGATTTTCTTTTTGCATAAGAAATAGCGCAGAAATTTTAGCTTTAGAATCGTATAAAGATTCATTGTCTCAACTTGAAAAAAGTATAGAAAAAAACAAGTGGTTATCTCAAGAGTATGCTTCAACAAACATCACTATTAGCACTAAAAAGTACACCTTAGTACCTGCCTCGCTTTACAAAAATGAGGATAGAAAGAAGTACTTAGAATTGAATCATATTAGAACAGAACAACTAGATAGTTTAGCAGATGAAGTTAAACCCATAGGAAGTTATGCCGTTTACGGAATATCCAAAGCTGAACAAGACATCATTACAACTTTCTTTCCTAAAAGTAATTTAAAACACTTCAGTTCAATACATCTTCCTAATATGTTAGCCCAACATAAAAATAGTGAAGGTAAAACTATGATTGTCAATGTTGATTACAAGCAAATGCACATTACAGTCATTGACCATTCGAAACTCTTATATTTCAATGTATTTAACTATAAGACAGCTCACGATTGCATCTACTATATACTATTTGTTTGCGAACAATTGGAATTAAACCCTGAACATATTTTACTGGAATTGATGGGCGATGTTAAAAAAGACTCCGAATTTTATGAGTTAGCCTATACTTACGTACGCCATGTCAAGTTTGCAAAACGAAGTGTTAATTTAAGTCCAAATATAGATTCTATTTTAGAACACGAGTATTACACACTTTTACACCAACACCTGTGCGAATAA
- a CDS encoding phosphatidate cytidylyltransferase, which translates to MSKSNLITRTITGLLYGLTLIASLVINYNTFYIFFFIVLVLGLKEFYQLVEKKDIIPHKNLGFIMSLGLYFSSYLLHVNEKMSFFTLNLVLALAFLLFAVELFRNKEISFVNIGSTILGVIYVALPLSLLTFLAFDTNNQYSYHLILSLFILVWLSDVGGYFAGINFGKHKLLERISPKKTWEGVAGGLVLCIIGSSILSQFFPIMNIYMWLVLGVLVCISSVIGDLIESMLKRSANIKDSGNILPGHGGILDRFDSVLFVIPIVYIFKFFIL; encoded by the coding sequence ATGTCGAAAAGTAACCTAATAACTAGAACCATTACGGGTTTACTTTATGGACTTACACTAATAGCAAGTCTTGTAATTAACTATAATACTTTCTATATCTTTTTCTTTATTGTGTTAGTACTAGGTCTTAAAGAATTTTATCAATTAGTAGAAAAAAAAGACATAATCCCTCATAAAAATCTAGGATTTATTATGTCTTTAGGTCTATATTTTTCGTCTTATTTACTACATGTAAATGAAAAAATGAGCTTTTTCACTCTCAATTTAGTTTTAGCTCTTGCCTTTCTGTTATTTGCTGTAGAACTTTTTAGAAATAAAGAAATTAGCTTCGTGAATATTGGCTCTACGATTTTAGGGGTAATTTATGTAGCATTACCACTATCATTACTTACATTTTTAGCTTTCGACACAAACAATCAATACAGCTATCACTTAATTCTAAGCCTATTTATCTTAGTATGGCTGAGCGATGTTGGCGGTTATTTTGCTGGCATAAACTTTGGAAAACATAAATTACTAGAACGCATCTCGCCAAAGAAAACATGGGAAGGTGTTGCTGGTGGCTTAGTGCTATGCATTATAGGTTCATCTATCTTAAGTCAATTTTTTCCCATAATGAACATCTACATGTGGCTAGTCCTTGGAGTATTAGTATGTATAAGCTCAGTAATTGGGGACCTAATAGAATCCATGTTAAAACGCTCAGCAAACATCAAAGATAGCGGCAATATATTACCAGGTCATGGCGGTATTTTAGACCGATTTGATAGCGTCTTATTCGTGATACCAATAGTTTATATTTTCAAATTTTTCATTTTATGA
- a CDS encoding biotin--[acetyl-CoA-carboxylase] ligase, producing the protein MDCLFVGQHIIELSSVDSTNNYLIDLSQNISLVEGTVVIAKEQTAGKGQRNNRWSSEVGKSLCMSVLLKPKLDISQQFLFNKFIALSLCQALNNYSLTTKIKWPNDILIDSKKVAGILVENSIRASNIEKSVVGIGININNNISQLPAATSMAECLKTIPTISELLELICKNIEKNYFLLKQKPLMINELYHQNLYQKGEVQKFSKNGETFDGIINSVNENGQLLVEVNGRLDFYNMGEIKFMI; encoded by the coding sequence ATGGATTGCTTGTTTGTTGGACAACATATTATTGAACTTTCTTCTGTTGATTCCACCAATAACTATTTGATTGATTTGTCCCAAAATATATCCTTGGTTGAAGGAACAGTCGTTATAGCCAAAGAACAAACAGCAGGTAAAGGTCAAAGAAATAATCGCTGGTCTTCTGAAGTTGGCAAGTCGCTGTGTATGAGTGTTTTACTAAAGCCTAAATTAGATATTAGTCAACAGTTTTTGTTCAATAAGTTTATCGCTTTATCCTTGTGCCAAGCTCTTAACAATTATTCTCTTACTACTAAAATAAAATGGCCTAACGACATACTTATAGATAGTAAAAAAGTGGCAGGAATTCTTGTTGAAAATTCAATTCGAGCTAGTAATATTGAAAAAAGTGTAGTTGGCATAGGAATAAATATCAATAATAATATCAGTCAATTACCAGCAGCTACGTCTATGGCTGAGTGTCTAAAAACAATCCCGACTATTTCAGAATTATTAGAGTTAATCTGTAAGAATATTGAGAAAAATTATTTTTTACTTAAACAAAAGCCCTTAATGATTAATGAGCTTTATCACCAAAATTTATATCAAAAGGGTGAGGTTCAAAAATTTTCTAAGAATGGCGAGACTTTTGATGGTATTATAAATTCTGTCAATGAGAATGGTCAACTGCTTGTAGAAGTCAATGGTCGTTTAGATTTCTACAATATGGGTGAAATAAAATTTATGATTTAA
- a CDS encoding SRPBCC family protein → MSLIESQAVTINKSDEEIFNFISDFTNFATLMPPQVQDVKITQDSCSFSIQGMPTINLKIYERTPFSSVKMKAEDGKLPFTLSCSLEKVNETQCIAQFHFEAELNPMMKMMVAKPLGNFLNLLTEKLKEIKS, encoded by the coding sequence ATGAGTTTAATAGAAAGTCAAGCTGTTACTATCAATAAATCCGATGAAGAAATTTTTAACTTCATTAGTGATTTTACCAATTTTGCGACCCTAATGCCACCACAGGTACAAGACGTAAAAATTACCCAAGACAGTTGTTCTTTTAGCATACAAGGTATGCCAACCATTAACCTTAAAATTTACGAAAGAACACCTTTTTCTAGTGTTAAAATGAAAGCTGAAGATGGAAAGTTACCCTTTACCCTATCATGTTCTTTAGAAAAGGTAAATGAAACTCAATGTATTGCTCAATTTCATTTTGAAGCAGAACTAAATCCAATGATGAAAATGATGGTAGCCAAACCATTAGGTAATTTTTTAAACCTGCTGACTGAAAAACTAAAAGAAATTAAATCATAA
- a CDS encoding O-methyltransferase, which produces MEFLPEKIEQYACNHTQEENIVLAELNRETWAKVLIPRMLSGHLQGRALSMFSKMIRPQCILEIGTYTGYSAICLSEGLKEGGKLYTIDINEELKSMSSNYFEKAGISKNVVQYVGNALEIIPKIKDEFDLVFIDADKENYSNYFEIVIEKMPIGGFIIADNVLWSGKVVEQVNDKDQETKALKEFNTLVHNSERVENILMPIRDGLMICQKIK; this is translated from the coding sequence ATGGAGTTTTTACCTGAAAAAATAGAGCAATATGCTTGTAATCATACTCAAGAAGAAAATATTGTATTAGCTGAGCTAAACAGAGAAACTTGGGCAAAAGTTCTCATTCCTAGAATGCTTTCTGGGCACCTTCAAGGTCGTGCATTGAGTATGTTTAGCAAAATGATTAGGCCACAATGTATATTAGAAATAGGCACTTATACAGGATACTCGGCGATATGCCTTTCTGAAGGGCTAAAAGAAGGTGGTAAATTGTATACTATTGACATCAACGAAGAATTGAAATCAATGTCGTCAAACTATTTCGAAAAGGCTGGAATCTCAAAAAATGTAGTTCAATATGTTGGTAATGCTTTAGAAATTATTCCAAAAATAAAGGATGAATTTGATTTAGTATTTATTGATGCTGATAAAGAAAATTATAGCAACTATTTTGAAATAGTCATAGAAAAAATGCCAATAGGCGGCTTTATCATTGCTGATAACGTACTTTGGAGTGGAAAGGTTGTGGAGCAAGTGAACGATAAAGATCAAGAAACAAAGGCACTTAAAGAATTTAATACCCTTGTTCACAATTCAGAAAGAGTGGAAAATATTTTAATGCCAATTAGAGATGGACTAATGATTTGTCAAAAAATTAAATGA
- a CDS encoding orotate phosphoribosyltransferase — MILDIETAKQVAKSLLQIKAIILNPDEPFVWASGWHSPIYCDNRISLSHSEVRTFIRQHLVEGVITRYGKPDVIAGVATGAIAHGVLVAQELGVPFVYVRASAKEHGRKNLIEGKVESGQTVVVIEDLISSGKSSLAAVQALRDGGLKVNGMGAIFSYGFEHAKKSFEEAYCELFTLGDYDTLIDQALETKYITKDDVEMLKVWREDPSNWNK, encoded by the coding sequence ATGATTTTAGACATTGAAACTGCCAAGCAAGTTGCAAAATCATTATTGCAAATCAAAGCTATTATTCTTAATCCTGATGAACCATTTGTCTGGGCCTCTGGCTGGCACTCTCCTATCTACTGTGACAATAGAATTAGTCTTTCTCATTCTGAGGTAAGAACCTTTATACGTCAACATTTGGTGGAAGGTGTTATTACAAGATATGGTAAGCCTGATGTAATTGCTGGCGTAGCTACAGGTGCTATTGCACATGGTGTTTTAGTTGCTCAAGAACTAGGCGTTCCTTTTGTTTACGTAAGAGCATCAGCTAAAGAACATGGTCGAAAAAATCTTATTGAAGGCAAGGTAGAAAGTGGGCAGACAGTTGTAGTCATTGAAGATTTAATAAGCAGTGGTAAAAGTAGTTTGGCAGCTGTTCAAGCACTAAGAGATGGCGGCTTAAAAGTAAATGGCATGGGAGCTATCTTTAGCTATGGCTTTGAACACGCTAAAAAAAGCTTTGAAGAAGCATATTGCGAGTTATTCACACTTGGTGATTATGACACGTTAATAGATCAAGCATTAGAAACAAAATATATCACCAAGGACGATGTTGAAATGCTAAAAGTATGGCGAGAAGACCCTTCAAATTGGAATAAATGA
- a CDS encoding NUDIX domain-containing protein, whose product MYEVFINHHSLILSNSVAKPTYTQYDYNESFNWADFIKTIPQKGTLKLWVKSDDIESSWRSFKAEFELIVAAGGLVKKHQDYLFIYRNGKWDLPKGKLENNEDVAECALREVEEECGIKDLVLEHKLIQTYHTYSMNGKMVLKETHWYLMNSTYSGVFVPQTEEGIERVEWRSKNDIPELMKNSYSSVKKVIDSERN is encoded by the coding sequence ATGTATGAAGTTTTTATAAATCATCATTCCTTAATTTTATCTAATTCTGTGGCAAAACCCACCTACACTCAATACGATTATAATGAATCGTTTAATTGGGCTGATTTTATAAAAACTATACCACAAAAAGGCACTTTAAAATTATGGGTAAAATCTGATGATATTGAGTCATCTTGGCGTAGCTTCAAAGCAGAGTTTGAACTTATTGTAGCAGCTGGTGGTTTAGTAAAAAAACACCAAGATTATCTATTTATATACAGAAATGGTAAATGGGATTTGCCTAAAGGAAAGTTAGAAAATAATGAAGATGTTGCCGAATGTGCTTTAAGAGAAGTTGAGGAGGAGTGTGGCATTAAAGACTTGGTCCTTGAACACAAGCTGATTCAAACCTATCACACATATTCTATGAATGGTAAAATGGTGCTAAAAGAAACACACTGGTATCTCATGAATTCTACTTATTCTGGTGTATTTGTTCCGCAAACTGAGGAGGGTATAGAAAGAGTAGAGTGGAGAAGTAAAAACGATATTCCTGAATTGATGAAAAATTCTTATTCTAGCGTTAAAAAAGTAATTGATTCGGAAAGAAATTAA
- the coaD gene encoding pantetheine-phosphate adenylyltransferase produces MTKKIAVFPGSFSPFTKGHQSIVNRALPLFDEIIISIGINSSKNDYFSIQEKVQWIENVFAKEDKVKVMRYEGLTIDHCIAVKANYILRGLRDSHDFKYEKGIAQMNHSMQNNIETIFIITEAKYSHISSTLVRDIIKNGGDVSQFVPEEINL; encoded by the coding sequence ATGACAAAAAAAATAGCAGTTTTTCCTGGTTCCTTTTCTCCTTTCACAAAAGGACATCAGTCCATTGTGAATAGAGCCCTACCTCTTTTCGATGAAATTATAATTAGTATAGGTATTAATTCATCTAAAAATGATTACTTCTCCATTCAAGAAAAAGTGCAATGGATTGAAAATGTATTCGCTAAAGAAGACAAAGTAAAAGTAATGAGATACGAAGGGCTGACTATTGACCATTGTATCGCCGTAAAGGCTAATTATATCCTTAGAGGTTTGAGAGATTCTCACGATTTTAAATATGAAAAAGGAATAGCTCAAATGAATCATTCTATGCAAAATAACATAGAAACTATCTTTATTATAACAGAAGCCAAATACTCACACATCAGCTCAACATTAGTAAGAGATATTATCAAAAATGGTGGTGATGTAAGTCAATTTGTTCCTGAAGAAATCAATCTTTAA
- the ftsH gene encoding ATP-dependent zinc metalloprotease FtsH translates to MKNKKEEPKGIKFNFYWIYAIIAVLFFGIQILNVNTTSETSWQEFNRKMLQSKEVEKIVVVNRDIAQIYIKKEFLKRDKYEDISKKSFGNAVNEEGPHYFFQISSPDNLEEKLKEAQKDFQEEDRVEIKYTTQKDVIGDAFSWIFPILIMVAIWIFFMRRMSGGAGGAGGQIFNIGKSKATLFDKTKVNVSFKDVAGLEGAKEEVEEIVDFLKNPKKYTALGGKIPRGALLVGPPGTGKTLLAKAVAGEAQVPFFSLSGSDFVEMFVGVGASRVRDLFKQAKEKSPSIIFIDEIDAIGRARGKSNITGGNDERENTLNQLLTEMDGFGTNSGVIVIGATNRADILDRALLRAGRFDRQIFVDLPDLNERKAIFEVHVKPLTLAKDVDVDFLSKQTPGFSGADIANVCNESALIAARKNKKIVEKQDFLDAVDRIIGGLEKKNKIISKDEKRTVAFHEAGHATVSWFMQFASPLVKVTIVPRGRSLGAAWYLPEERQLTTTEQLRHEMCAALGGRAAEKIIFNKISTGALSDLEKVTKQAYSMVSVYGLSDKVGNISFYDSSGRESFNKPYSESTAKLIDDEVSKLVEDCYQETIKLLKKHKSKLTKLAELLLEKEVIFKEDLLAIFGPRPWDKEEIKEEKPKPKKRKAKSKKDEPKQVDNASEDK, encoded by the coding sequence ATGAAAAATAAAAAAGAAGAGCCTAAAGGAATCAAATTCAATTTTTATTGGATTTATGCTATCATAGCTGTATTATTTTTTGGCATTCAAATTTTGAATGTGAATACAACATCTGAGACTTCTTGGCAAGAATTCAATAGAAAAATGCTTCAGAGCAAAGAAGTAGAAAAAATTGTTGTTGTAAACAGAGATATTGCTCAAATCTATATCAAAAAAGAATTCCTCAAGCGTGATAAATACGAAGATATAAGTAAGAAATCATTTGGAAATGCAGTCAATGAAGAAGGTCCACATTACTTTTTTCAAATTTCATCTCCTGACAACCTTGAAGAAAAGCTAAAAGAAGCACAAAAGGACTTTCAAGAAGAAGATAGGGTTGAGATAAAATATACCACCCAAAAAGATGTTATTGGCGATGCGTTTAGTTGGATTTTCCCAATTCTTATAATGGTTGCCATTTGGATATTTTTCATGAGAAGAATGAGTGGAGGTGCAGGTGGAGCTGGTGGTCAGATATTCAATATTGGCAAATCAAAAGCTACTCTATTTGACAAAACTAAAGTTAATGTTTCCTTTAAAGATGTAGCCGGATTAGAAGGTGCTAAAGAAGAAGTTGAGGAAATTGTAGATTTTCTTAAAAACCCGAAAAAATATACTGCTTTAGGAGGAAAAATACCAAGAGGAGCACTTCTTGTAGGCCCTCCAGGAACAGGAAAAACTTTGTTAGCAAAAGCTGTTGCTGGCGAAGCACAAGTGCCTTTCTTCTCTCTATCTGGCTCAGACTTTGTAGAAATGTTTGTTGGTGTAGGGGCTTCACGAGTTAGGGATTTATTTAAACAAGCCAAAGAAAAGTCACCCTCAATCATTTTTATTGATGAGATTGATGCTATTGGTAGAGCTAGAGGCAAGAGTAATATTACTGGTGGTAATGATGAAAGAGAAAACACATTAAATCAGCTACTTACTGAGATGGATGGTTTTGGAACTAACTCAGGAGTAATTGTAATAGGTGCTACCAACAGAGCTGACATTTTAGATAGGGCACTATTAAGAGCAGGTCGTTTCGACAGACAAATTTTTGTGGATTTGCCAGACCTTAATGAAAGAAAAGCAATTTTTGAAGTTCACGTAAAACCATTAACATTAGCTAAAGATGTGGATGTAGACTTTTTGTCTAAACAAACTCCGGGTTTTTCTGGTGCAGACATTGCTAATGTATGTAATGAATCCGCTTTAATAGCAGCTAGAAAAAATAAAAAAATCGTTGAAAAACAAGACTTTCTAGATGCCGTAGACAGAATCATTGGCGGTTTGGAAAAGAAGAATAAAATCATCTCAAAAGATGAAAAAAGAACAGTAGCATTTCACGAAGCTGGACACGCTACAGTTAGTTGGTTTATGCAATTTGCATCTCCACTAGTAAAAGTAACCATTGTTCCTAGAGGTCGTTCACTAGGTGCTGCCTGGTATTTGCCAGAAGAAAGACAACTGACAACGACAGAACAGCTAAGACATGAAATGTGTGCTGCATTAGGAGGTAGAGCAGCAGAAAAAATCATTTTCAATAAGATATCAACTGGAGCCCTTAGCGATTTAGAAAAGGTTACTAAACAAGCCTATTCAATGGTTTCTGTATATGGGCTTAGTGACAAGGTCGGAAATATTAGTTTTTATGATTCAAGCGGTAGAGAAAGCTTCAATAAACCTTACAGTGAATCTACAGCAAAACTGATAGACGATGAAGTTAGTAAACTTGTTGAAGATTGTTATCAAGAAACTATCAAGTTGCTAAAAAAACACAAAAGCAAACTCACTAAACTCGCTGAATTACTTTTAGAGAAAGAGGTTATCTTTAAAGAAGATTTATTGGCTATATTTGGACCACGACCATGGGACAAAGAAGAAATCAAGGAAGAAAAACCTAAACCAAAAAAAAGAAAAGCTAAATCTAAAAAAGATGAGCCAAAACAAGTGGACAACGCTAGTGAAGACAAGTAA